The Thermocladium sp. ECH_B DNA window GAGTATTCCCTAGCCTCAGACTCTGGATCGGCTATTGCGTGTCCGGAATCATTAACAAATAGCATGATGTCGTTTCCCAGTTCTTCTGACTTAGCTACGTATTTTAATGCGTGAGCAGGATGAACTCTATCGTCATTAATTCCAGTATATACGAAAGTCTTTGGTAAGCCTTTCTTCAGATTATGATAAGGACTATACGAAAGTAAGTAATCTCTGTACTTAGGATCGTTTGGGTCTCCGTATTCCTCAACCCAATATTTTCCTACGTAAAGTTTATCATACCTCAGCATGTCCAGCACTGGATGTCCAATTACTGCGCAGTCTATGACTTCAGGATATTCATTTTCCGTAGCACCTACCAAAAGTCCGCCATTGCTTCCTCCCATAGCAATAGTTTTACCGCCTAAGCTCTTCACTAACCTAAGGAATTCAGAAAAGTCCTTGAACACGTTTTTCTTATTAGGCAACATTCCTGCCTTGTGCCATTCTTCTCCGTTTTCGTAACCTCCCCTCAAGTTGGTGATTAAAACAGAGTACCCTTCGTCAAGTAATGGTCTTGTAGACATAGGAAATGAAGGGAGTAAAGAAATTCTGAATCCTCCATAGCCATAAACTATAACTCCCTTGGGATTATTAGTCTTGGACAGGAGGAACCCGTGGAGTAATACGTCTCCTTTAACATAGATGTCCGTAACTTTTACGTCATAATTGCCGTATTGCATTATTGTTTCGCTTTTCTCCTTAGCTATCCTTGAAATCCTAAACTTATAATTGAACGAAGTTTCTACTATAAATAAGGAATGTCCTTCACTATCCATAAACTGGATATTATCGTGTATTTCTTCACCTATCTTATTCCCATTAATGTCATAAAACAATAAAGGAGTTCTATAATCCTTTATAACTTCAACAGCCAAGGTTTCTTTAAGAGAAGAGACTCCTAAAATTGGATAATTAGATTTTATTACCTCCTTACGGTTAAGATATACTGAATCGTTCCTTTGATAAATTAAATTTCCTTGAGCATAATCAATTACGTCTATTACTTCTCCCTCGTCAATCTTCTTAAGAGAATCAAAGCTTTCTCCTGCATATAGTTCGCTATATCTCCAGCCTTTTCTCCTGATTAGCGTTATAAAATCTCCGAAAGTTCTAATTGATACAAATTCTCCTGGCTTTAAATCCTTACCGTAAACTATATCATTACCGCAAAATACCCTATCTGATGGGTATTCTCCACCGTCAGGGGGAGGAGAATAACGATAGCTCTTTACGTAACATAACTCTCCTTTAAAATAGAAAGGGGATTCTACCATTTCTCCTAATTCCGTGGTTTTACCGTCAGGAGAAATTAGGAAAGTTATAATCTTATCACTTCCTTTCTTTTCTATACTAACTCCCATCTCCTTAGAATTGTAAACTTTCCAGACTGAGGAAGCTATGTAATCCTTTGGTGAAGTGTAAATTACTTTATTGCCTAGGAGTACCTGGTTTTTCTCACCATAGAGTAGAATAACTGGGTTATTTTCGTCATATGCAAACATGCCTAGAACGTAGGGTTCCTTATAAATTTCTAAAAGCTTTGGGTAAAGCTCCTTTGTTCTTTTACCTAGTTTTTCCTCTGTTTTCTTATTTTCCTTCTCTATAAACGATTTTGTCCTTTCACCATTTAAATCTTCTAAGTACTCGAGTTCATCCATAATATGTAAAAGATGAACTATTTAAAAACTTGAAGACTGGTTAAGACTTGCCGCCATGCAGGTAAAACTTTAAGTTATCCGTTACCTATATATTTGTGAAGATAGTCCTCGGGACCCCGGTCATAGGTGCGCGTCCACGGCCATGGATAGAGCTTAACTTGCCTATTCCAATATTGGTTAATTCATTTAACTTAATTAAGCGAAGGCCAAGTCCAGGGGATGCGCCGCTTCACTCATTAATGCAGCATGAAGGAGAGGTTTGGCTTGATTCCGGCGGTTATCAATTCCTCAAAAGAGGCATGGAGATCGGCGTGGATGATATAGTGGATATATATTCCAGGTACTGGGACGCCCAGGCTTACCTGAGCTTGGATTATCCGCCATCTCCATTGGATTCAAGGGAAGAGGCTTGGCTAAAGATGCGGAGAAGCTTGGCTAATTACGTTGAATTAAGCAAGAGGCTCCCCGGCTTCAATATTGTGCCCGTGATTCACTTCTATAGGGATGTTAATTTATCAATGGACATGCTGAGGATGGCTCTGGATCATGGCCCATCCATGATAGCCATAGGAGCATTGGTTCCATACATATTGATGACCCATAATGTGCCGAAGAATTCTCGGAGAATGGCTTTGGAATTCATCATGAGGGTCAAGGAAAATCACCCCAAGGTTCACGTGCTTGGACTCGGCAGTCCAATAATAACGCCAATATTGAGGGCGCTGGAGTTGCATTCCACTGATACAGCTACGTGGAGGCTTAAGGCGGTTTACGGCAAGGTAATGATGCCTGGAGGAGGNGAACGACATGTGACTGGACGTGATATTAAGTTCGGTAAGAAGGAGGCGACGCTTAATGACATCAATGAATTATATGGGTTCCTCAAATCCACTGGATTCCCAATGCTTGATGATTTCTGGGCGAAACTTGATAACTTCGAGTACAGAGCACTAATCAATGCGTGGGTAGTATTNATGAGCAATAAGCCGCCCAGCCACGGCGTGTTCAGCATCATGTATAGGGAATTAATGGAGACGCTTCGNGGAAAGCAGTTACCGAACGCTTGATTAGGGAATAAACCTCGCCCCTTAAGGCAGGGATATAGGCCAGTAG harbors:
- a CDS encoding peptidase S9, translating into MDELEYLEDLNGERTKSFIEKENKKTEEKLGKRTKELYPKLLEIYKEPYVLGMFAYDENNPVILLYGEKNQVLLGNKVIYTSPKDYIASSVWKVYNSKEMGVSIEKKGSDKIITFLISPDGKTTELGEMVESPFYFKGELCYVKSYRYSPPPDGGEYPSDRVFCGNDIVYGKDLKPGEFVSIRTFGDFITLIRRKGWRYSELYAGESFDSLKKIDEGEVIDVIDYAQGNLIYQRNDSVYLNRKEVIKSNYPILGVSSLKETLAVEVIKDYRTPLLFYDINGNKIGEEIHDNIQFMDSEGHSLFIVETSFNYKFRISRIAKEKSETIMQYGNYDVKVTDIYVKGDVLLHGFLLSKTNNPKGVIVYGYGGFRISLLPSFPMSTRPLLDEGYSVLITNLRGGYENGEEWHKAGMLPNKKNVFKDFSEFLRLVKSLGGKTIAMGGSNGGLLVGATENEYPEVIDCAVIGHPVLDMLRYDKLYVGKYWVEEYGDPNDPKYRDYLLSYSPYHNLKKGLPKTFVYTGINDDRVHPAHALKYVAKSEELGNDIMLFVNDSGHAIADPESEAREYSYVIAFIEECTSSK